In Panacibacter microcysteis, the genomic stretch TACGCATGCCATATTTCTGCAGCACGAGCAGGAGAAAAGTGTCCAGCACGGTAATACAAACCCCGGCCAGCATAGGCAGGCCTGTAAGCAGGTGTATACCGATGGCCATACCCAATACCTCTGCAAGATCGCACGCTGCGATTGCCAGTTCTGCCAGTGCGTATAAACAAAAATTAATGATGCGGGGGTACTCTTCGCGGTTGGCCTGTGCAAGATCTCTTCTCCTTACAATGCCAAGTCTTGCACTAAGGCTCTGTAACAGCAGGGCCATCAGGTTGCTCATTACAAGTACCCAGATAAGCTGGTAGCCAAATTTTGCACCGCCCTGCAGGTCGGTGGCCCAGTTACCAGGGTCCATATAACCAACACTTACCAGGTAAGCGGGACCAAGATAAGGCAAAAATCTCCGGATGCCTTTGCGTGGTTTTGTTGTATCAATCGATTCGTGCACCTCACTTAAAGAAGTATCATTGTGGAGTCTTTCCATTGGTTTATTATGCTTTTTTTATTGCCGGCTCAATTGTTCTAGTCAACATATTTTACAAAAAGTGATCTTGCCAACTGTTCGCTGATGGCCATGGCCTGATGATTCCGGACCTTTATCTCGATCGAATTGTCAAAGCTGAATTTCTTTTTTACTTCGAGTACCGTTCCGATCCGTATGTTCTTATGTTTTAACAGTTCGAGCAATTCTGAAGACTGGTTGCCAACCGAGGTTACCTGTGCTGCAGTATTGAACGTTACTTCCATAAGGTTGACCTGTGGTAACTGGCTCATTCTGCCGTTGCTGTCTGGTATAGGATCTCCATGAGGATCGAACCGTGGATGATTTAAAAAGGCATCAAGTTTTTCAATCAGTTCTTTACTGCTTACATGTTCCAGTTCTTCTGCTATGTCGTGCACCTCATCCCAGCCGAACTGTAATTTTTCAACGAGAAAATATTCCCAGAGCCTGTGTTTTCTGATGATGCCCAGTGCTACTTTTTTCCCGCTGTTATTAAGCTGGAATTCTTTGTAGGGTTCGTAATTGACAATTTTTTTAGTGCTTAGCTTTTTAAGCATATCAGTAATAGATGCAGGTTTTGCTTTTAAAGCAGCGGCCAGCTCGTTGGTGGTGGTATAGCCGGTCGGTTGCTGCAAATGATAAATATGCTTAATATAATTCTCTTCTGTAACAGTAAAATTAGGCGGCACTGAAAAATAATTTAGACAAATCTAAAAAATGGTCGTGGTTTTGTCTTATTAAAAATTTATTTTTATCAAAATATTTTACATGCCAAGGAGCTTTGCCTTTATATGCCTTCTTTTTTTATGCTTTTCGTGTAAAGACGAAAAAGCATCATTGTCGGGCAATGATCCGGTAGATATTAAAGATTTTCTTGCAGCATTTCCAGCAATGAAAGTGCCGCGTTCGATAGCTGATACCGGCATTGCGCGTATAACTGATACGACAAGCATTAGTTATGCCGTTTTTTCATCATTTGTACCAGACTCCGCCCTTGTTGTTCTAATGGGCAAAAATGTAAGCAAAAGCGCTATTAAAGCTGTTGGGAAGATTGAGAAAGGAGAGGAAACCTACCTGCTGGTAAACTTTACGCAAAATAAAAAAGCCACTTTAGCGACATTCCTGCTGGATAAGAAAGCTGTTTATAAAGGAGGACTTGTGCTTTTGAAACAGGGCTCGAAAGATGGTTATAATCATGCGGTAAACATAACATCTGAGCCAACATTTATCATCAGCAAAGAAAAAATTGCGGGCAATGAGTTGTTGTACACAAGAAACGGTTATGCATATAACAGCGGGTCTGCGGATTTTATAGCTGTAATGAACGACAGTAACGAGGATATTAAACGGATGAACGAGATCATTAACCCTATTGATACTTTTGCCAGGGATAACAAGCTGAGCGGTGATTATGTGCAGGATAAGAAAAACTATATTTCTGTAAGAGATGGCAGCAGCACCGGCAAATATCTTTTTTTTATTCATTTTGAAAAGAGTGGCGGCGACTGTGCAGGGGAACTTAAAGGAACAATGACCATGCAGGATGCCACACATGGCTACTTCCAGGAAAGTGGTGACCCGTGCGTAATTGACTTCAGCTTTGGAAACAATAACATTACTGTTAAAGAGCGTGGCAACTGCGGTAACCACCGTGGCATAAAATGTTTTTTTAACGACACATACCGCAAAAAGAAAGAGCCCAGGACTGCAGACAGCAGGAAAAAAGCAAATAAATAGCCATTTACTTTTGTGTAGATGAGGGAATTTTGCGAACCTCGATTTACTGAACGCTACAGTTGCCATAAAAGTGGAACCCTGAACCGAGCGTGGCAACAGGCGATGCCATGGAAAAATACCGGTGGCCACAAAAAATATTACTCAATTCTTTAGCAGAAAATTAGAAACAGTACTTTTTTAAAGGTGTATTATTGCAATTGAAACTGAAGTATGTCTTTATTTATTGCATCGTTGAATTCGGGGAGTAATGGAAATTGCTACTATGTAGGTAACAATCAAGAAGCTGTGCTGATAGATGCAGGAATTTCGTGCAGGGAAACGGAGCGGCGAATGGAAGCACTTGGTTTACAGATGCAGCATGTAAAAGCTATCTTTATATCTCACGAACATGTGGACCATATCAGCGGCCTTAAAACAATTTGTAACAGGCACCGCCTGCCGGTTTATATAACCAACGGTACTTTGCAATATAGCAAGCTTGGTTTTTCTAACAGTACATTTATTCCTTTTAGCGCGGCTGATCGGGTTTCGGTGGGAGGGCTAAGTATTCATGCTTTCAAAAAATGTCATGACGCCAATGACCCGCACAGTTTTATAGTAGAATGCAATGGTATAAGGATTGGCGTATTTACAGATATTGGGATAGCCTGCGACAATGTAGTGCATCATTTTAAGCAATGCCATGCAGCCTTCCTGGAAGCCAACTATGATGAAGCAATGCTGGCCAGCGGCCGCTATCCTTATTACCTGAAAAGGCGCATTACGGGTGGCAACGGGCACTTATCCAACAGGCAGGCATTTGAGCTTTTTGTAAACCACAGACCGTCTTACATGACACACCTGATATTGTCTCACCTTTCAAAAAATAATAATGACCCTGCGCTTGTGGAAGCATTGTTCAGGCCATACGCGCAACAGCTAAACATTGTTGTGGCAAGCAGGTTTGAAGCTTCTTCGCTTTATGAAGTTTCTCATGTACCATCTTCTTACACAACGGCACCTGTGCGAAAGGTAACCGGTAGTGTGCAGCAGCTTGCTATGTTTTAATGTTATTCTCCAAGCACACGTTCCAGGGTTTGCCGCAGTTCATCTATCCTGTTTTTAAGTAAAAGGGCGTGCCTGTTCT encodes the following:
- a CDS encoding iron dependent repressor, metal binding and dimerization domain protein, giving the protein MPPNFTVTEENYIKHIYHLQQPTGYTTTNELAAALKAKPASITDMLKKLSTKKIVNYEPYKEFQLNNSGKKVALGIIRKHRLWEYFLVEKLQFGWDEVHDIAEELEHVSSKELIEKLDAFLNHPRFDPHGDPIPDSNGRMSQLPQVNLMEVTFNTAAQVTSVGNQSSELLELLKHKNIRIGTVLEVKKKFSFDNSIEIKVRNHQAMAISEQLARSLFVKYVD
- a CDS encoding MBL fold metallo-hydrolase, which translates into the protein MSLFIASLNSGSNGNCYYVGNNQEAVLIDAGISCRETERRMEALGLQMQHVKAIFISHEHVDHISGLKTICNRHRLPVYITNGTLQYSKLGFSNSTFIPFSAADRVSVGGLSIHAFKKCHDANDPHSFIVECNGIRIGVFTDIGIACDNVVHHFKQCHAAFLEANYDEAMLASGRYPYYLKRRITGGNGHLSNRQAFELFVNHRPSYMTHLILSHLSKNNNDPALVEALFRPYAQQLNIVVASRFEASSLYEVSHVPSSYTTAPVRKVTGSVQQLAMF